From the genome of Gracilinanus agilis isolate LMUSP501 chromosome 2, AgileGrace, whole genome shotgun sequence, one region includes:
- the LOC123233851 gene encoding protocadherin alpha-5-like has product MAFSWGGGLRAWQLLFLILFHTVWEVGSGQIHYSVLEEAKHGTFVGRIAQDLGLEVGELVPRLFRVVSKGRRDYLEVNAQNGILFVNSRIDREELCGRNPVCSIHLEVIVDKPLQVFHVEVEIKDINDNPPVFLVKQQRLLILESRTADSRFPLEGASDADIGTNAELLYKLSANEHFTLDIHTNEEEAKSIELVLKKSLDREETPEHSLLLTATDQGKPELTGTAQLLITVLDANDNAPAFDKSIYNVRLLENIPNGTLVIRLNASDADEGVNKEIQYYFGSLVLANVRSKFSIDSNTGEIRVNGNMDYEECNLYEIKVEAIDRSSFPLTGHCKVMVKLLDLNDNAPQVSVTSLSLPVLEDSPSGTVIALISVSDRDSGANGQVTCSLGPPGPFTLVSTFRNYYSLVLEGTVDRESSPAYELVVTARDGGTPTLWATASVSVAIGDVNDNAPSFEQPVYTVFVKENNPPGSHIFTVSAKDPDTQENALISYSLVDRRVGERPLSSYVSVHSESGKVYALQPLDHEELELLHFQVSARDAGFPPLGSNVSLQVFVLDENDNAPALLPPHSGVNPVTELVSKSVAVGHVVAKIRAVDADSGYNAWLSYELLSEMGVGRSPFRVGLYTGEIRTIRVLEDSDASRQTLLVLVKDHGTPKLSSTATVSVSLVENGQTFKTSSSASTVLSKAGMGQETALIDVNVYLIIAICSVSSLLVLSLLLYVALRCSTPPKDVCGPRKPTLVCSSEVGSFSYSQQRRQKVYSWDGVTKNDLMAFSPNLPQAPDSREGGQTQEVVMEHPVKVSSNFHLLATI; this is encoded by the coding sequence ATGGCATTTTCCTGGGGAGGCGGCCTGAGAGCCTGGCAGCTGCTGTTCTTGATTCTTTTCCACACAGTCTGGGAAGTGGGGAGCGGCCAGATCCATTATTCAGTCCTGGAGGAAGCTAAACACGGTACGTTTGTGGGGCGAATCGCGCAGGACCTAGGTCTGGAGGTCGGGGAGCTTGTTCCGAGGCTGTTCCGGGTGGTGTCCAAGGGTCGCAGAGACTACTTGGAGGTAAATGCACAGAATGGCATTTTGTTTGTGAATTCTCGGATAGACCGTGAGGAGCTGTGCGGCCGCAACCCTGTTTGTAGTATCCATCTAGAAGTGATCGTGGATAAGCCGCTGCAGGTTTTCCACGTGGAGGTGGAGATCAAAGACATTAATGACAACCCACCTGTGTTCTTGGTTAAGCAACAAAGATTATTGATTTTAGAATCCAGGACTGCAGATTCTAGATTCCCACTAGAGGGCGCATCTGATGCTGATATAGGAACCAATGCAGAATTGTTATACAAGCTGTCTGCGAATGAGCATTTCACTTTGGATATACACACAAATGAGGAAGAGGCTAAATCCATAGAGCTAGTTTTGAAGAAATCTTTAGACAGAGAAGAAACTCCTGAACACAGCTTATTATTGACAGCCACAGATCAAGGCAAACCAGAGCTAACAGGAACCGCGCAGCTGCTGATTACTGTGTTGGATGCAAACGATAATGCCCCAGCATTCGATAAATCCATCTACAACGTCAGATTACTGGAAAACATTCCTAATGGGACGCTAGTGATCAGATTAAATGCCTCTGATGCAGATGAAGGTGTaaataaagaaatacaatatTACTTTGGAAGTCTTGTTCTAGCCAATGTAAGATCGAAATTCAGCATTGATAGTAATACAGGAGAAATCAGAGTAAACGGAAATATGGATTATGAAGAATGTAACTTGTATGAAATTAAAGTTGAGGCTATTGATAGAAGTTCTTTCCCATTAACAGGCCATTGCAAAGTTATGGTGAAGTTACTAGACCTTAATGATAACGCTCCTCAGGTGTCTGTGACTTCGCTTTCATTGCCTGTCCTAGAGGACTCGCCGTCGGGCACAGTTATTGCTCTCATTAGCGTATCTGACCGTGACTCAGGTGCTAATGGACAAGTGACTTGCTCTCTGGGACCCCCAGGGCCCTTCACGCTGGTGTCCACCTTCAGAAATTACTATTCACTGGTGCTAGAGGGCACCGTGGACCGCGAGAGCTCGCCGGCCTACGAGCTAGTGGTGACTGCAAGGGACGGTGGGACGCCAACACTGTGGGCCACGGCCAGCGTGTCTGTAGCCATTGGCGACGTGAATGACAATGCACCTTCTTTCGAGCAGCCTGTGTACACTGTGTTTGTAAAGGAGAACAATCCTCCAGGCAGTCACATCTTTACTGTGTCAGCGAAGGACCCAGATACACAGGAGAATGCTCTTATATCTTATTCACTAGTGGACCGACGGGTCGGGGAGCGTCCCCTGTCAAGCTATGTGTCCGTACACTCGGAAAGCGGGAAAGTGTACGCCCTACAGCCCCTGGACCACGAAGAACTGGAACTGCTGCACTTTCAGGTGAGCGCCAGAGACGCGGGCTTCCCTCCTCTTGGCAGCAACGTGAGCCTGCAGGTGTTCGTGCTGGATGAGAACGACAATGCGCCGGCCCTGTTGCCGCCTCACTCTGGCGTTAATCCAGTAACAGAACTGGTGTCAAAATCTGTGGCTGTGGGCCACGTGGTTGCAAAGATTCGAGCTGTGGATGCGGATTCTGGTTATAACGCGTGGCTGTCTTATGAGCTGCTGTCAGAAATGGGCGTAGGGCGCAGCCCTTTCCGAGTGGGTTTGTATACAGGAGAGATCAGAACGATCCGTGTCCTAGAGGATTCCGATGCATCTAGGCAGACCCTACTAGTATTAGTGAAGGACCACGGGACACCTAAGTTGTCATCCACAGCCACTGTGAGTGTGTCACTGGTAGAGAACGGGCAGACATTCAAAACTTCTTCTAGTGCTTCTACGGTCCTGTCAAAGGCTGGCATGGGACAGGAGACAGCGCTGATAGATGTGAATGTCTATCTGATCATCGCCATCTGCTCGGTGTCTAGTTTGTTGGTGCTGAGTCTGCTCCTTTATGTGGCATTGCGATGCTCTACGCCCCCGAAAGATGTGTGTGGTCCTAGGAAGCCCACGCTAGTATGTTCCAGCGAGGTTGGGAGCTTCTCTTATTCTCAGCAGCGGAGGCAAAAAGTATATTCTTGGGATGGAGTAACCAAGAACGATCTCATGGCCTTCAGCCCCAATCTCCCCCAGGCTCCTGATTCTAGGGAAGGAGGTCAAACCCAGGAAGTTGTGATGGAGCATCCCGTGAAGGTGAGCTCAAATTTCCATCTCTTAGCAACTAtttaa